One stretch of Vibrio kanaloae DNA includes these proteins:
- a CDS encoding Gfo/Idh/MocA family protein: protein MSDTQRKIKWGIAGLGNIANRFATAVTEHCLHGELYAVAARDHSRAATFANKFGCDKAYGSYEEMANDPSVEAVYIATVHPYHQPLAELFLKNNKHVLVEKPAFTNLGDWLEMKALAKQNGVMLLEAMKTVVFPAYRELQSFLVDNNIQIDSIEASFGNHHDYEPDLFIFNPDLSGGATLDVGVYGLWFFYDLCRTLGVNPSKPQVEMSCLYEGANVDTNACFTFSGDISGKISASTVQNLPRSAHLNGPDTKITIHEKWWNPAFIEIEHQGQKSTINCRVKGNGFEFEIDHFSELVLQGKTESNILSSEITSRVLDAMENALIDSGYPHLTQPRR, encoded by the coding sequence ATGAGCGACACGCAACGCAAAATTAAATGGGGCATCGCAGGGCTAGGTAATATCGCGAATCGATTCGCAACAGCAGTAACCGAGCACTGTCTGCATGGTGAATTGTATGCCGTTGCCGCAAGAGATCACTCACGCGCAGCTACGTTTGCCAATAAGTTTGGTTGCGACAAGGCTTATGGCTCTTACGAAGAGATGGCGAATGACCCAAGCGTTGAAGCGGTTTACATCGCTACGGTTCACCCATACCACCAGCCACTTGCTGAACTGTTTCTGAAGAATAACAAGCACGTATTGGTCGAGAAGCCAGCTTTCACCAATCTTGGTGATTGGCTTGAGATGAAAGCCCTTGCGAAACAAAATGGCGTGATGCTGTTAGAAGCGATGAAAACCGTGGTGTTTCCCGCGTATCGTGAGCTCCAATCATTCTTGGTCGACAACAACATTCAGATAGATTCTATCGAAGCTAGCTTTGGTAACCATCACGACTATGAGCCCGATTTGTTTATCTTCAATCCGGATTTGTCAGGCGGAGCAACGCTCGATGTCGGCGTCTATGGGCTTTGGTTCTTCTACGACCTGTGTCGAACGCTGGGTGTGAACCCTTCAAAGCCTCAGGTAGAGATGTCGTGTCTGTATGAGGGGGCAAATGTTGATACTAATGCGTGCTTTACCTTCTCTGGCGATATAAGCGGTAAGATATCGGCATCAACAGTGCAAAACCTTCCCCGATCAGCGCACTTGAATGGGCCCGATACTAAGATCACCATTCACGAAAAATGGTGGAATCCGGCCTTTATTGAGATTGAGCATCAAGGCCAGAAGTCGACCATCAACTGCCGAGTGAAGGGCAATGGGTTCGAGTTTGAAATCGACCATTTTTCAGAGTTAGTCCTTCAAGGCAAAACTGAATCGAATATCCTAAGCTCAGAGATAACCTCTCGAGTTCTCGATGCGATGGAAAACGCACTGATTGACTCTGGCTATCCACATTTAACTCAACCTCGTCGTTAG
- a CDS encoding DUF1090 domain-containing protein: MTRHLKGSLLFLCAFSFNSMASTQCDALTGCEKKFCEIEYQIKKAEQYDNQYKVERLTTALKAAKENCTNEGLKDELREKIESNEQDLAEYQADLEEAKRDDRADKIRKYEGKIEKELRKIDKLKQELAKIP; the protein is encoded by the coding sequence ATGACTCGACACCTAAAAGGCTCATTACTATTTCTTTGCGCATTCTCTTTTAACAGCATGGCGAGCACCCAATGCGACGCACTTACAGGCTGTGAAAAGAAGTTCTGTGAGATCGAATATCAGATAAAGAAAGCGGAACAGTACGACAATCAGTACAAAGTAGAGCGATTAACCACGGCCTTGAAAGCGGCGAAAGAGAACTGCACTAATGAGGGTTTGAAGGATGAACTCCGCGAGAAGATTGAATCCAATGAACAAGATTTAGCTGAATACCAAGCTGACCTAGAAGAAGCCAAAAGAGACGATAGAGCGGATAAAATCCGAAAGTATGAGGGTAAAATCGAAAAAGAACTGCGTAAAATCGATAAATTGAAACAAGAACTGGCTAAGATACCTTAA
- a CDS encoding alcohol dehydrogenase family protein, whose product MNFEIPKTMKGAEMLGHGGAEMLGYREDIAVPQIEPNEVLIKVMAAGVNNTDINTRIGWYAKSDDSDDASWSGEALKFPRVQGADVCGFIVAVGNEVSADRIGERVLIEPCLTEVYGQDLPQPWYFGSECDGGFAEYTKVAAKHAYAVNSTMSDVELASFPCSYSTAENMLTRANVAEADRVLISGASGGVGSAAIQLAKARGAYVIAITSPSKNQQLLELGADEVIARDADLVNALGESSVNVVIDLVAGDKWPEFLEVLKPHGRYAVSGAIGGAMVELDVRTLYLKDLSFFGCTVLEPQVFQNLVNRIEKQQIGAIVAEAYPLADIHKAQDEFLKKKHVGKIVLEVAQS is encoded by the coding sequence ATGAATTTCGAGATACCAAAAACAATGAAAGGCGCAGAGATGCTAGGTCACGGCGGAGCAGAAATGCTGGGCTACCGCGAAGATATCGCTGTTCCTCAAATCGAACCTAATGAAGTGCTGATCAAGGTGATGGCCGCAGGCGTGAACAATACCGACATCAACACACGAATCGGTTGGTATGCAAAAAGTGATGACTCAGACGATGCTAGTTGGTCTGGCGAAGCGTTGAAATTCCCTCGCGTCCAAGGTGCCGATGTGTGCGGTTTCATCGTAGCCGTTGGTAACGAAGTCTCGGCTGATCGTATTGGCGAGCGTGTTCTGATTGAGCCTTGTTTGACCGAGGTTTATGGACAAGATCTACCACAGCCATGGTATTTCGGTTCGGAGTGCGATGGTGGTTTTGCTGAATACACCAAAGTGGCAGCTAAGCATGCTTACGCGGTGAACAGCACCATGTCGGATGTTGAGCTAGCGTCTTTCCCATGCTCTTACTCGACCGCAGAGAATATGCTGACGCGTGCCAATGTGGCTGAAGCTGATCGCGTGCTTATCTCAGGTGCATCGGGCGGTGTGGGCTCTGCGGCTATTCAGCTAGCAAAAGCTCGCGGCGCGTATGTTATTGCCATCACTAGCCCAAGCAAGAACCAACAGTTACTTGAACTTGGCGCTGATGAAGTGATTGCCCGTGATGCAGATTTGGTTAACGCGCTAGGCGAAAGCAGCGTGAATGTGGTGATCGATTTAGTTGCTGGTGACAAGTGGCCAGAGTTTCTTGAAGTCCTAAAACCGCATGGCCGTTATGCTGTGTCTGGTGCGATTGGTGGTGCAATGGTTGAGCTTGATGTGCGAACTTTGTATCTCAAAGACCTCAGCTTTTTTGGTTGCACGGTTTTAGAACCGCAAGTATTCCAAAACTTGGTTAATCGTATTGAGAAACAGCAGATTGGCGCTATCGTCGCAGAGGCTTATCCGCTAGCCGATATCCATAAAGCGCAAGATGAGTTCCTAAAGAAAAAGCACGTCGGTAAGATCGTGTTGGAAGTCGCTCAGAGCTAA
- a CDS encoding 6-phospho-beta-glucosidase codes for MNNEFPNDFLWGGAVAAHQLEGGWDANGKGVSVVDVLTAGAHGVQRRITDGVIDGENYPNQVAVDFYHRYKEDIKLFAEMGFKCFRTSIAWTRIFPNGDESEPCEAGLAFYDDLFDELLKYDIQPVVTLSHFEMPYHLAKEYGGWMNRKVIDFFVKYSTTVMERYQHKVKYWMTFNEINNQMNTSADIFGWLCSGVKFPQCEKPQEAMYQAVHHQFVASALVVKKGHEINPDLQIGAMCAMVPFYPRSSKPEDIMVAQQAMRDRYFFSDVMVRGHYPNYAKRDWAIKGFNIEMQPEDEQILKEGKADYLGFSYYMSNTLDSSSHQSIEEAMDGGHENSVDNPFIQSSDWGWPIDPTGLRFCLASLYERYEVPLFIVENGFGAVDTIEEDGSINDDYRIAYLGDHIKEMKKAVAIDGVDLMGYTPWGCIDLVSFTTGEMKKRYGFIYVDKHNDQSGSLERKRKKSFEWYKGVIASNGATI; via the coding sequence ATGAACAACGAATTTCCGAACGATTTTTTATGGGGTGGTGCAGTAGCAGCACATCAACTAGAAGGCGGCTGGGATGCGAATGGTAAAGGTGTCAGTGTTGTTGATGTATTAACAGCGGGCGCTCATGGTGTACAACGTCGAATCACCGATGGCGTGATTGATGGCGAAAACTACCCAAACCAAGTCGCAGTGGATTTCTATCACCGTTACAAAGAAGACATTAAGTTATTCGCTGAGATGGGCTTTAAGTGTTTCCGTACCAGTATCGCGTGGACGCGTATCTTCCCAAATGGTGACGAATCAGAACCTTGTGAAGCGGGTTTAGCGTTTTACGATGATCTGTTTGATGAGCTTCTGAAATACGACATTCAGCCTGTGGTAACACTTAGCCACTTTGAAATGCCTTATCACTTAGCCAAAGAATACGGCGGCTGGATGAACCGTAAAGTCATCGACTTCTTCGTTAAGTACTCGACTACAGTGATGGAGCGCTACCAGCACAAGGTGAAGTATTGGATGACGTTTAACGAGATCAACAACCAGATGAACACTTCGGCAGACATCTTCGGTTGGTTGTGCTCAGGCGTGAAGTTTCCACAGTGCGAAAAGCCGCAAGAAGCGATGTATCAAGCGGTTCACCATCAGTTTGTTGCAAGTGCGTTGGTGGTTAAGAAAGGTCACGAGATCAATCCAGATCTTCAAATCGGCGCAATGTGTGCGATGGTGCCTTTCTACCCTCGTTCTTCAAAGCCAGAAGACATCATGGTGGCACAGCAAGCGATGCGTGACCGTTATTTCTTCTCGGATGTAATGGTGCGTGGTCACTACCCAAATTACGCCAAGCGTGACTGGGCAATCAAAGGCTTCAACATTGAGATGCAGCCTGAAGATGAGCAAATCTTGAAAGAAGGTAAAGCGGATTACTTAGGCTTTAGCTACTACATGTCGAATACCTTGGATTCTTCTTCGCATCAGTCGATTGAAGAAGCGATGGACGGCGGTCATGAGAACTCGGTTGATAACCCGTTCATCCAGTCTAGCGATTGGGGCTGGCCAATTGATCCAACGGGTTTACGTTTCTGTTTAGCTTCTTTGTATGAACGTTATGAAGTGCCATTGTTCATCGTTGAAAACGGTTTTGGTGCGGTTGATACTATTGAAGAAGATGGCAGCATTAATGACGATTACCGCATCGCTTACCTTGGCGACCACATCAAAGAGATGAAAAAAGCCGTTGCGATCGACGGTGTTGATTTGATGGGTTACACCCCTTGGGGCTGTATCGACTTAGTGTCGTTCACCACCGGTGAGATGAAAAAACGTTACGGATTCATTTACGTAGATAAGCACAACGATCAATCTGGCTCACTAGAGCGCAAGCGCAAGAAGTCGTTCGAGTGGTATAAAGGCGTGATTGCATCTAACGGTGCCACTATTTAG
- a CDS encoding homocysteine S-methyltransferase family protein: MKTLTILDGGMGRELKEIGAPFSQPLWSAQALIEAPEFVSQAHQNFVDAGAEILITNSYACVPFHLGEELFEQRGFELTALSGELAKAVADNASHTVKVAGAIPPPFGSYRPDLFKVEEAAPIIQTLYDAQDPNIDLWIAETICSLQEFDSIHAVLKQSDKPCYYAFSLEDTKGDSANIRSGESVTDAIKLACQSDATGIMFNCSVPEVMDQAIIDTKKVIDELGSDLEIGVYANNFAPISSEHEANDMFQEMRELDGQGYLAYAKRWHTLGANIVGGCCGIGPKHIQALADWKRSIQS, translated from the coding sequence ATGAAAACACTAACCATACTTGATGGCGGCATGGGCCGAGAACTCAAAGAAATTGGCGCGCCATTTTCTCAACCGCTTTGGAGTGCTCAAGCGCTGATTGAAGCCCCCGAATTTGTCAGCCAAGCGCATCAAAACTTTGTCGATGCAGGTGCTGAAATCCTGATCACCAATAGCTACGCCTGTGTACCTTTTCACTTGGGTGAAGAGCTGTTCGAACAACGAGGCTTTGAACTAACCGCACTGTCTGGTGAGCTGGCTAAAGCAGTTGCTGACAATGCTTCTCACACAGTGAAAGTAGCGGGTGCGATTCCACCGCCATTTGGCAGCTACCGACCAGACTTGTTTAAGGTCGAAGAAGCAGCGCCAATCATTCAAACGCTTTACGATGCTCAAGACCCAAACATCGATCTTTGGATAGCGGAAACCATCTGTAGCCTGCAAGAATTCGATTCCATTCATGCGGTACTTAAGCAGTCAGATAAGCCGTGTTACTACGCATTCAGTTTGGAAGATACCAAGGGCGATTCTGCCAATATTCGTTCTGGCGAGAGCGTAACAGACGCCATCAAACTTGCCTGCCAATCGGACGCGACAGGCATTATGTTTAACTGCTCAGTGCCTGAAGTGATGGATCAAGCCATTATTGATACTAAGAAAGTGATCGATGAGCTAGGCAGTGATTTAGAAATTGGTGTCTACGCCAATAACTTTGCACCTATCAGCAGCGAACATGAAGCTAATGACATGTTTCAAGAAATGCGCGAGCTGGATGGCCAAGGTTACTTAGCTTACGCTAAACGCTGGCACACATTGGGTGCGAATATCGTCGGTGGCTGTTGTGGCATCGGACCAAAACACATTCAAGCCCTAGCCGATTGGAAACGCTCCATACAGAGCTAA
- a CDS encoding sugar O-acetyltransferase, with amino-acid sequence MKTEKQKMLAGEPYQAWDKELYAARIECRKVLQKLNNSIPDTPEWEAATQELIPGCENAHLEPPFRCDYGSNIKLGKNFYANFNCVILDVAEVTIGDNVLLGPNVQILTAGHPLDVKGRVEEGVEFGTPINVGNNVWLGGGVIICPGVTIGENSVIGAGSVVTKDIPANVVAVGNPCKVLKEIDNGQ; translated from the coding sequence GTGAAAACAGAAAAACAAAAAATGCTAGCAGGTGAACCTTATCAGGCTTGGGATAAAGAGCTTTATGCCGCTCGTATCGAATGTCGTAAAGTACTGCAAAAGCTCAATAACAGCATTCCTGACACACCTGAATGGGAAGCGGCAACCCAAGAGCTGATTCCGGGCTGTGAAAACGCGCATCTAGAACCTCCATTTCGTTGTGATTACGGCTCGAACATCAAGCTGGGCAAGAACTTCTACGCTAACTTTAACTGCGTGATTTTGGATGTGGCTGAAGTGACCATTGGCGATAATGTGCTGCTTGGTCCGAACGTTCAAATCCTGACCGCAGGTCATCCACTCGATGTGAAAGGCCGTGTAGAAGAAGGCGTTGAGTTTGGCACACCGATCAACGTCGGCAACAATGTTTGGCTTGGCGGCGGTGTAATCATCTGCCCCGGAGTCACCATTGGCGAAAACAGCGTGATTGGCGCAGGCAGTGTGGTGACCAAAGACATCCCAGCCAATGTGGTTGCAGTCGGTAATCCATGTAAAGTGCTGAAAGAGATCGATAACGGACAATAA
- a CDS encoding LacI family DNA-binding transcriptional regulator, whose protein sequence is MVTMLDVANRAGVSKSTVSRVLNGKNIVRPDVVKKVFDAIQETGYRPNLLAQQLATKKTNFIGFVITNELFNGPYFSSLMYHAASYSEKSNHQLVITDGKHSAEDEIKAINFLLDMKCAGIIIYPQCLTESEIAKIIESTDTPILVLNREMPSKPNHAITTDHYQSACLMVEHIIDQGHTDIAVIRGKAGSSTDELRYQAYQDMLTKHGMTLDESKVVQGDWTMESGYHAAQALVKSKATFTAILSENDDMAIGAIKALTELGYSLPHDVSIVGFDNSKVGAFLTPSLTSVSVPLEQMTQKAILQIVGETEQATTINTTGSLVLRDSIAKLN, encoded by the coding sequence ATGGTAACCATGCTTGATGTCGCGAACCGCGCAGGCGTATCTAAATCGACCGTTTCTCGTGTCTTAAATGGCAAGAACATCGTGCGCCCAGATGTGGTGAAAAAGGTATTTGATGCGATTCAAGAAACAGGTTATCGACCGAACTTGTTGGCTCAGCAATTGGCGACCAAGAAGACCAATTTCATCGGCTTTGTAATCACCAATGAGTTGTTCAATGGCCCTTACTTTTCTTCCTTGATGTATCACGCGGCTTCTTATAGCGAAAAGTCGAATCACCAACTGGTGATCACCGATGGCAAACACAGCGCTGAAGACGAAATAAAGGCCATCAACTTCCTGCTGGATATGAAGTGCGCGGGCATCATCATCTATCCGCAATGCTTAACCGAAAGCGAGATTGCAAAGATCATCGAAAGCACTGACACACCGATTCTGGTACTCAACCGAGAAATGCCGTCGAAGCCTAACCATGCCATTACCACCGACCATTATCAGAGCGCTTGTTTGATGGTTGAGCACATCATCGATCAAGGCCATACAGACATTGCTGTGATTCGAGGTAAAGCCGGTTCTTCGACCGATGAGCTGCGTTACCAAGCCTATCAAGATATGTTAACTAAACATGGTATGACATTGGATGAGTCCAAGGTTGTTCAGGGTGATTGGACGATGGAGAGCGGTTATCACGCGGCTCAGGCTCTGGTAAAAAGCAAAGCAACATTCACCGCTATCTTGTCTGAAAACGATGACATGGCGATTGGTGCGATCAAGGCGTTAACCGAACTTGGGTACTCATTACCTCACGATGTTTCTATCGTCGGCTTTGATAACAGCAAAGTGGGGGCATTTTTAACGCCAAGCTTAACGTCTGTCAGTGTGCCATTAGAGCAAATGACGCAAAAGGCGATCTTGCAAATTGTCGGTGAAACAGAGCAAGCGACCACTATCAATACCACTGGCAGTTTGGTGTTACGTGATTCGATAGCGAAGCTAAATTAG
- a CDS encoding HDOD domain-containing protein, which produces MFKRVLQALFSPFVDSKNKPSAEPAQQEQQQAVATDSVQSSIFVPPSSAQPSSLIVDKTLSLHDGEFLDYLFGESRLRTESDPFSDFVACQIERLIRSPKALLNELPVMPVSVTTLMAELQSDEFDVDALLRVIEREPSMAADVIKLANSAFYKRNEKQVTDLKTAFLNMGSQGLIEGVVNSYMKNFTPGNNIYWRHFGEKIWNHSVQTASFSKELMKDSSSQEDQAAAYFVGLIRNLGKMIIFQMMVEAFKHVDPSVPPNSLALKRLMNSYSIRLTYTIAKFWELPEPVLTVIGYQESSRYECTPLGQAVFEANYLSELYYLLEEQTIDVEQFKCRCKETLTSPTAYKVANRIYKESQLALVGQ; this is translated from the coding sequence ATGTTTAAAAGGGTATTGCAGGCATTATTCTCACCGTTTGTTGATTCAAAAAACAAACCCTCTGCAGAGCCTGCCCAACAAGAGCAACAACAAGCCGTTGCTACTGATTCTGTTCAGTCTTCAATCTTTGTTCCGCCTTCGTCAGCTCAACCATCATCATTGATCGTCGATAAGACGCTTAGCCTTCACGATGGTGAATTCCTTGATTATTTGTTTGGAGAGTCTCGCCTTCGCACGGAGTCAGACCCGTTTAGCGATTTTGTCGCTTGTCAGATCGAACGTTTGATTCGCTCTCCAAAAGCTTTGCTTAATGAACTGCCAGTGATGCCAGTCTCTGTGACCACGTTAATGGCAGAATTACAGAGCGATGAGTTTGATGTCGATGCACTGTTAAGAGTGATTGAGCGCGAGCCGAGTATGGCAGCTGATGTGATTAAATTGGCTAACAGCGCATTCTACAAACGCAATGAAAAACAGGTTACCGATCTAAAAACCGCATTTCTAAATATGGGTTCTCAAGGGCTTATAGAAGGGGTAGTGAATAGTTACATGAAGAACTTCACGCCGGGCAACAATATTTACTGGCGTCATTTCGGTGAGAAAATTTGGAATCACAGTGTTCAAACCGCGTCGTTTTCTAAGGAGTTGATGAAAGACTCTTCATCCCAAGAAGATCAAGCGGCGGCGTACTTTGTTGGGTTAATTCGCAACTTAGGCAAGATGATCATTTTCCAGATGATGGTAGAAGCCTTCAAGCATGTTGATCCTTCTGTTCCGCCTAACTCGTTAGCATTGAAGCGCCTGATGAACAGCTACTCTATTCGCCTGACTTACACTATTGCTAAGTTCTGGGAGCTGCCAGAGCCTGTGTTGACCGTGATTGGCTACCAAGAGTCTAGCCGATACGAATGTACACCACTTGGTCAAGCTGTGTTTGAAGCTAACTACTTGAGTGAGTTGTACTATTTATTGGAAGAACAAACGATTGACGTCGAGCAATTTAAGTGCAGATGTAAAGAGACACTAACGTCGCCTACGGCATACAAAGTAGCTAACCGTATCTATAAAGAGTCTCAATTAGCGCTGGTAGGACAATAA
- a CDS encoding MFS transporter: protein MPLALLALTLSAFAIGTTEFVIVGLIPTMASDLNVSLPSAGLLVSLYALGVAIGAPVLTALTGKWNRKAVLLTVMALFVIGNLLAWQAPGYNTLIAARILTGLAHGVFFSIGSTIATGLVSKDKAASAIAIMFTGLTVALVTGVPLGTYIGQTFGWQATFLIVALLGLIALIGSAILVPSNLKQPPAAKISAQLKVLTQPRLLLVYAITALGYGGTFTAFTFLAPILENVSGFDSSSISLIMLVYGVSVAVGNIWGGKMADKMGPIKALTVIFSGLAAVLVVFNFTAVNPYAAVATILVWGAFAFGNVPGLQVYVVKLAEKYTPDAVDVASGLNIAAFNVGIALGSWGGGLIVAKSGLMNTPWVGAVIVLIALVLTRFSGALDKKQAQQAVPSSI from the coding sequence ATGCCACTAGCATTACTTGCATTGACGCTCAGCGCCTTTGCCATCGGAACCACAGAATTTGTCATCGTAGGCTTGATTCCTACCATGGCGAGCGACTTGAATGTATCTCTGCCATCGGCAGGCCTATTAGTCAGTTTATACGCGCTTGGCGTTGCTATTGGCGCACCAGTATTAACGGCATTAACCGGTAAATGGAATCGTAAAGCGGTGTTACTGACTGTGATGGCATTGTTTGTCATTGGTAACTTATTGGCGTGGCAAGCTCCAGGCTATAACACGCTGATCGCCGCACGAATTTTGACTGGCCTTGCCCATGGTGTGTTCTTCTCGATTGGATCGACCATCGCGACAGGTTTGGTTTCAAAAGATAAAGCAGCCAGTGCCATTGCAATCATGTTTACGGGTTTAACAGTTGCATTGGTGACTGGCGTACCACTGGGTACTTACATCGGCCAAACCTTCGGCTGGCAAGCGACCTTCTTGATCGTTGCTCTGCTTGGCCTTATTGCTCTTATCGGTAGCGCTATCTTGGTTCCAAGCAACCTTAAGCAACCACCAGCGGCGAAGATTTCGGCACAACTAAAGGTTCTAACTCAACCACGCTTACTGTTGGTTTACGCTATCACAGCACTGGGTTATGGCGGCACATTCACAGCGTTTACGTTCCTTGCTCCAATACTGGAAAACGTATCAGGGTTTGATTCGAGCTCAATCAGCTTAATCATGTTGGTCTACGGTGTGTCAGTAGCGGTAGGTAACATCTGGGGCGGAAAAATGGCTGACAAGATGGGGCCGATTAAAGCGCTAACCGTTATCTTCTCTGGTTTAGCCGCAGTACTGGTGGTATTCAACTTTACCGCAGTAAACCCTTATGCAGCCGTTGCGACTATTTTGGTTTGGGGTGCATTTGCATTCGGTAACGTTCCAGGACTACAAGTGTATGTTGTGAAACTGGCTGAGAAATACACACCAGACGCAGTCGATGTCGCTTCTGGGTTGAATATTGCAGCCTTCAACGTCGGTATTGCATTAGGCTCATGGGGCGGTGGTTTGATTGTCGCGAAATCTGGATTAATGAACACCCCTTGGGTAGGTGCTGTGATCGTTTTGATCGCTCTTGTTCTGACTCGATTCAGTGGTGCGTTAGATAAGAAGCAAGCACAACAAGCTGTTCCATCTAGCATCTAG
- a CDS encoding SgrR family transcriptional regulator, with protein MGNLKRKLELYEKIFQAFGPGVSHCQVNQLATLLHVSERHVQTLLKAMTAQGWIEWQASSGRSKKAQLTCLVEPIEACYRYAQTQADAGNIEQVFSTLSFNGRNAGTELQAFLSNTNPPAQNIAYIPFHRELEALHPQRVLRRTERFLVMQVCQRLTSVKHGKLSGDLAYHWQPNQDATQWHFQIRNGVHFHNGRTLEPQDIARNLNSLCQSKIWRRCYQHIDEVSVSAGSVVVVKLNQPDWHLPRLLSRVEASIFDHSSSTDRLIGSGAFSLDIFSSKMLRLSRNSAYSHCTPILNRVELWVYPEWAQSKACAQNQVCVRLPEKTTTVRGDDHYSKPEFGSTFFKIQNPSLSKTEREFTVEDTSECQTLFEQLSVSSDHKTNVEYGHYQTNYLTTKDVALCSIIDENDTFTSWLSFFTRFPFEDLTLPAEMLETIEHGLTSITNQPDFELAMNALLALRHWLHESGVVTELKQEAFNLEISEKIHGAQVNGFGWCELDKLWISHL; from the coding sequence TTGGGCAACCTTAAGCGCAAGCTTGAACTGTATGAAAAGATATTTCAGGCTTTTGGGCCTGGAGTATCGCACTGTCAGGTCAACCAACTGGCCACACTGCTGCACGTGAGTGAACGTCACGTTCAGACCTTACTCAAAGCAATGACAGCGCAAGGTTGGATTGAGTGGCAAGCTAGCTCAGGCCGCAGCAAGAAGGCACAGCTGACGTGTCTGGTTGAGCCCATTGAGGCGTGTTACCGATACGCACAAACCCAAGCTGACGCAGGCAACATAGAACAGGTGTTTAGCACCTTAAGCTTCAACGGCCGCAATGCTGGCACTGAGTTGCAAGCCTTTCTAAGCAATACCAATCCGCCGGCGCAAAATATCGCGTACATCCCCTTTCACCGAGAACTCGAAGCGCTTCACCCTCAACGAGTACTTAGACGCACCGAACGCTTCTTAGTGATGCAAGTTTGCCAACGCCTAACCTCAGTTAAGCACGGCAAACTCAGCGGCGATTTGGCTTATCATTGGCAGCCTAATCAAGATGCGACGCAATGGCACTTTCAAATTCGTAATGGTGTTCACTTTCATAACGGTCGAACACTCGAACCTCAAGACATAGCACGTAACCTTAACTCGCTCTGCCAAAGCAAAATATGGCGTCGCTGCTATCAACATATTGATGAGGTCTCTGTCTCGGCAGGTAGTGTGGTTGTCGTGAAATTGAATCAACCTGATTGGCATTTACCTCGCTTACTTTCCAGAGTTGAAGCATCCATTTTTGATCACTCATCATCGACTGATAGGCTGATTGGTTCTGGCGCGTTCTCATTAGACATCTTCTCAAGCAAAATGTTGAGATTGAGCCGTAATAGCGCCTATTCTCACTGCACGCCGATTCTCAATCGAGTCGAGTTGTGGGTCTATCCAGAATGGGCACAGAGCAAAGCCTGCGCTCAAAATCAGGTGTGCGTGAGACTGCCCGAAAAGACGACCACCGTGCGTGGCGATGACCATTATTCCAAACCGGAATTCGGCTCAACCTTCTTTAAGATTCAAAACCCATCGTTGTCGAAAACAGAGCGTGAATTCACCGTTGAAGACACCTCTGAATGCCAAACCCTTTTCGAGCAATTGTCAGTGTCTAGCGACCACAAAACCAACGTGGAATATGGCCACTACCAAACTAACTACCTGACAACCAAAGACGTCGCGTTGTGTAGCATTATTGATGAGAACGACACCTTCACTTCGTGGTTAAGTTTTTTCACTCGCTTCCCGTTTGAGGACTTAACTTTGCCTGCTGAGATGCTAGAGACAATCGAACATGGATTAACCTCAATAACAAACCAGCCAGACTTTGAGTTAGCGATGAATGCACTGTTGGCGCTTCGGCATTGGTTGCATGAATCTGGGGTTGTGACTGAACTCAAGCAAGAGGCGTTCAACTTAGAGATTTCTGAAAAGATACACGGCGCGCAAGTGAATGGTTTCGGTTGGTGCGAACTCGACAAGCTGTGGATTAGCCATTTGTAA